CGTACGATTACAACTAAAAAGATAATGTTTTCAACAAACTCCGATCGCTTTCGGCCCAATAAGGGGCTAAGTTACTGACCTCGTAACGATTTCTACCCTAGCGACGAAAGCGGAGATGACCCCCATGAGCTGGCTATTCGCCCCCATTTACGACCTCTTGATGAAAAACACCGAAGCCGCGGGTCTCGGCCAATGGCGTAAGGCACTTCTTGCTCAAGCACATGGATGTATTCTGGAAATTGGCGGTGGCACGGGAGTCAACCTCCCCTACTACCCTTCCTCGGTAGAAAAGGTAGTCATCACAGAACCAGATCCGGGAATGAAACGTCAGCTTGACCATAAGCTCAAGGAACTGGGCGAAGGCAATTTCGAAACCGCGAGCGCGCAGGCCGAAGATTTACCCTTCGAAAATATAAGCTTTGATACGGTCGTCTCCACACTTGTCCTCTGCACCGTGAACAACCCAAAGCAAAGTCTCAAAGAAATATTTCGCGTTTTAAAACCTGGTGGAAAATTACTTTTTCTTGAACATGTGCACGCTCACGACAATCCCAATCGGGCAAAATGGCAAGGGAGAATTGAGCCAGTATGGAAACATCTTGCGGGCGGATGTCATCTAACCAGGGACACGCTTAAAAGCATTCAAGAAACCGGTCTTACCATCGAAGACGTGACCCACTCGAGTCTTCGAAAAGCCCCCTCTTTCATCAGGCCAAGTATTCGTGGAATCGCTACAAAAAGCCTTTAAATGGCATTCATGGTCAATTTATGGGCAAAAAAAATCCCAGATGCGGGGGACATCCAGGATTCTTTTTGCAGTACAACTTCAGGGGGGGAACCTGATTATTGACTATTCGTATATGTCTATTTTAGGATTATTTTTCATTCGCTATTCGATTAAAATTTAAAGTCTTCTTATTCGCACCAACTGTGAGTCTTGCGGCCTCCATAGTAAGGAACTGCAAGGCCTGCTTCAAAAAGCGCATCCTTGATATTCAACTCATCCGGAGTGCCTGGATTCACAATGATGTCAGCTACCAAGCGAAAATATTTGCCGCGTGAAATGTCGCGAATTGCAATATGCTCTGCATCTTTCAAGAGGTCTCGAACGAAATATTTTGCCTGCTTTGCCATGACCTTTTCTTCTGGACACTTGGCTCGCATTTCCGGTGTGTCGACACCACTGACTCGGATGCCCACTTTGTACCAAAGGGCCGAATAAGTTCCGTCGGGGTCGAT
This sequence is a window from Deltaproteobacteria bacterium. Protein-coding genes within it:
- a CDS encoding class I SAM-dependent methyltransferase; this encodes MSWLFAPIYDLLMKNTEAAGLGQWRKALLAQAHGCILEIGGGTGVNLPYYPSSVEKVVITEPDPGMKRQLDHKLKELGEGNFETASAQAEDLPFENISFDTVVSTLVLCTVNNPKQSLKEIFRVLKPGGKLLFLEHVHAHDNPNRAKWQGRIEPVWKHLAGGCHLTRDTLKSIQETGLTIEDVTHSSLRKAPSFIRPSIRGIATKSL
- a CDS encoding thermonuclease family protein; this translates as MKAIQTIITVVALSIGFSASAQASDIDVDYVRNYDGDTVTVNLVDLQDIDPDGTYSALWYKVGIRVSGVDTPEMRAKCPEEKVMAKQAKYFVRDLLKDAEHIAIRDISRGKYFRLVADIIVNPGTPDELNIKDALFEAGLAVPYYGGRKTHSWCE